The DNA sequence CGGCCTGGGGCGCTGCGTAGCGGTCGAGCTGGTTGCGCACGTCGATGAGGGCCTGGGCGGCTGTGACGTCGACAATGTTGACGGACGAGaagtcgaggatgatggccttgagcgTGGGGCGGTTGTCGTGCTCGCTTTGCGTTGCGTGTCGTGGAGTTGGGTCGTTCCACGGCCGGTCCTGTTGCGCTGttagtttcttcttctgtgtATACCAAGGTCTGCTATGCTATGCTGTCTGGAAGAGACTCGGACTTACTCCTAGCTTGGCAATCGTCTTGACATCGGTCCGTCGCGTCTCCTGGAAAATAGTCTCCGTCAGGTGGTTGAGGTACCGCGTCGCATTGGGGTAGTTGAAGCCCTCGGCGAAGCggtagatgaagatgccggGATACGGGCTCGACACCACAACTCGCGGGTTGGAGCCGTCCTCGTGGCCCAGCGGCAGGAAGCCAGATCGCTGCGAGTACTCGGACGACGGCTCAACAAGAGCCTCCTGGTCGCCGCCCTTGTTTGTCGATTCCGTCGCCTTGACGGTGCGCACGCGGGCAACGCCGAGGAAGCGGCCGCGGCTGAGGAAAAGGCGGAAGATGACCACGGCAAAGGACATGCAGATGGTGGTGTAGATGCCGTCCTCGATGGTGGCAAAGACAGTCACCAACACACCGGccaggaagatgatgacctCGATGGGCGACACGCGCCAGAACTGGAAGACGACGGGGAGCGGCGTGATGACGTCGCCCACGGCGTGGATAATCACGGCGGCGAGTGCGGCGTTGGGGAtgtagaagaagagcgcCGTGAGGGCATACAGAGCCAGCAGCACAACAATGGCCGTGATGACGCCCGCAAAGGGCGTGCGGAcgccggccttggccttgatggcggtgCGCGAGAAGGATCCGGTCGCGGGATATGCGCCCAGGAAGGGGCCCAGCAGGTTGGTGACGCCAATGGCCACGAGTTCCTGCGACGGGTCGATGATGTAGTTGTTGACGCGGCCAAACGAtttggagatggaaatgtGCTCAATCAgcatgacgatgacggcggcggGCAGCTCCGGCGCAAAGGCCTTGATGATGGTCGTGTTGATTTCGGGGGCGCCTGTGTGCTGGAAGCCTGTTTTATGCATGTTAGAAAACAAATCATCctctggagatggagaagcagaattTCATACCTCGAGGCACCTTGCCCAGGACGCTGATCGGGGGCTTGTCCCTGTGGTGCAGCACCATGCCCGCGCTGATGCCCGTGTACAGCAGAATGACAAAGGCCGTCCGCAGCGTCGAGATGAAAAAGTACATCTTGGCCCGGtgcggctgcttcttggccatgtACGTGCAGAAGCCCCTGACGAGatacagcatcagcagcgccgtcaGGCCCAGCGCGGCGTcaatcgtcgtcgtcggcaggCCCTTGAGCGTGTTGATGATGACCTCGTACGGCGCGGCGCGCGTGTTGACGCCCTTGATGCCCATGAGCTTGGGCACCTGGCCcgagatgatgttgatggccGAGCCCGTCATGAAGGAGCAGATGGACGGCAGGGGGATGAACTCGACCAGCCAGCCGAGGCGGGCGAGGCcgatgaagcagatgatggcgccggcgATGACGGCCAGGGCAGAGGCGATGACGTGGCCGGGGACGTCGGGGAGGCGTGTTGCGGCCTTGAGGACGACGTCGCCGGTGACTTGGGACATGACGGCAACGGGCTGTGGTGGTTAGCTGTGGTTTCTATTCTCATGTGTTGTGTAAGTCATATTCAAACTTACGCCGATGGTGATGTCTTTGGAAGTGGCAAAGAACCAGTAGATCAAGACGCCCATGAAGGACGAGTACAGGCCATATTCGACGGGTAGTTGAGCCAGTTGCGCATACGCCATACTCTGGGGCACAACGACAGCTCCAACAGTCATACCTAGCATGGACGCAATTAGACACACAACTCGTATAATACACATCTATACATCGCGGTTGTTCTGCGCCAACTCACCAGCAATCAAGTCTCCAATGAACCACGTCAAGTTGTATTTGCCGATCCAATGGAGAAACGGAAACAGGTTGTAAAAGTACATGCCGATATCATGCAGCGAGGGTCGAATCTCCTCGAGAAACTCGCCCACGGTGGGCTCCCGCTCCAGGAACGGGTCGGCGTTGGATATTGACGGCACATCGCTGTCACGGTCTTCCGAGTCGAAgccaaaggccttggcgagGCGCTCTTTGGTGTTTGTCGCAAAGGCGGCCATGGTTACGGTatgtgaagagaaaagaaggaattGAGTTTtagagagagaagggggTCAAGTATAAACTTTGGAGTTTACACACAAAAGTCGTCACCATACACCGACTTGATGTCCCCGTTGAAAATCACTCCAGAATATGGAGAACGGGGATGTATTTGGCAGGATATAACGCGTCCGTGACGCACCGTTATGGAGAATGATcgacctctctctcttcttccagagctgcaaagaaaagatgaaagagttAAGAGAGAGTAAtgcgagatgcgagatgcGGGTCGGTGGACAGCAAGCCCAACTTTATTTATGTGCAAAGTAGCATCCAGTCCTTGAGGGTCCCCCAGCAAATATTGGGAGGTTGCCCCGAAGCCTCGCCTGTGCGCATGCGCATCCTTATCCATCCATGCCATGTGCTCTATTCCTTGCTGGTTTGTGTTCCCGtcccagctccagcatcagcctcttctggCGTACTCCCCCCTGGGTGTGGTGCTATGTACGTGTAATGCTGCTCCAAACTCCTGGAGTTGCATGTACTTGACAAGTATCGTCCCGGTATTGGTGAGACTCCAAGATGGATACCGATTCAGCGCCAGATGCACCAAATCTGCTCCAAGTTGCGAGCACGTTCCGTCATCTTCCCCATACGGCATCTACATTCCTTATACAAGGCGTGGACCAGGCGTGTACAAATCCCACCCCCTTCCCACGGCAAGCCACCCGCCAACTCGGAGTATCATGTACATATAATTGGGGTCCAATTCTCAGGGCCTAGATGACAGgaccaaaagaaaaaaaaagagagaattaAAATTCTGGCAGGACTTGCCTTTGGCCCTGAGATTTGGGCAAGATTGCGTACCTTTGTCGAGAGAGCCACCGGATTGCGTGCTTCCGCCTAAGTATTCGCTTGCAGCTAAAAGGCCCAGGGGTGGCACCGAACGGCTAGTCTAGCGGAggctcctcttttttttatggCTGCttccattcttttttcttttcttggctTGCCTAGCAACCTAGCAGGGAGCCTAAAGAAGCCCCGGATGGAGAAGGGCGAATAAGTAGCGGCCTGATACTGGATGGGTGTTGGAGGTACTTGTTGAGAGAGATTCTGTATGGATTGCGTCAACGGAGAAAAACTTTGGTTTTGATTCCATTTTATCAAGAGGTAACATGTGCTTGTATTCTACTTGTACAGTCTGGCCCATGCAAGGGATTCAGTGAATCAAGGTTCCCGATGGACCGTAGAGTTGTATTGCATGGATGGTTGTCTGTTCGACTCCATACGAGAATACATGTAGGCTTGTCAGCATGACCTGCCAGCATTCATTGGCTGATGCCTGTAGAAAACACAAGACGTTCAGCATCGTACTCGTACGAAGCACATTTGACGAGCAAAAAAGATCGTCTGCTGCAATCCCAGACTCCACACGCCCGCGGCTACGGCATCGCCATGCTACGATGCGATCCCTGCGCTTCCCATGTCATCCCTCGGGCTGACACACCTCTTTGGGGGACGCTCGAGCCCATTGCCGGCGACCCGAAGCTGTCGAGATGATGCCTTCATCGCCACAGATGTCCTATGTGCTATGGTGGCTTTTACGCTGCCGACTGAATCGTGTCCTACGCACGGCAACTACAAGTCAACTTGGATCCATTATATCAGCTAATTGCTATACGAAGCTGTAGAGCTGTACACGCCTTGTCTCATCATGCTTCGTGCTCGTGAGCTCATCACACCAAGAGATGTCTCGGGACAGCAGCACGGAACATCGCCGTCTAACTTGATTTAAGCTACTTGTACTACACTAGGGTACATGTTAGACGCTGGGCATGCGTATTATTCCGTGCTCCGCGTCCTTCTATGGGGCCCGGCGCATCAATGCTCCTCTCCAGACGGAGTGGCTCCATCGAGATAGCTTCACTTTGCTATTTGGCGCGACTAGCTGACATATACAGATGGACCTTATGGTTTAATGACTGGATGACATACGCCACCTCCGGTATATCGACTCGTGACAGTCGTCTCTCCCTAGCTGCATGCCTTGGACGCTActttcagcttcagcttctcagcTACTTCAcgcatcaccatcacaaaCATCCAAGACACGGCTGGAGGGCTGGCCACGTTTGCACCAGATACACGGACATGGGATCCTAGAACCGCCCTGGCGTTCCAGCAGTAAAGGGTCCCTCATTATGGAGCCTCGGGTGGTCGCCTTTACCGGAGCGACTTCCAGCACTTCCAAAAACGTTCGAATAGCGCAGATGGCGCAATCTTCCCATGTACACTCGTTATGCCCGCCCTCTCGGTTTGCCCAATACCTGCACGTCGTTGGGCTGAAGCAAGGGGGGGGTTCTTTACCAAGGCTTTTCACCACCGATGGAAAAGTCTGGGCCGTTGTTGGCATGATGAAAAAGGTCATTACCGATCAATAGTCGTTACGCCTTGGAGCGTTTAGTCGTAATCATTTGATTGATTCGACGTCTATTCCAGCGTTGGTCCTATCAACATCGCGAAACATTCGAGGCTTTTTGAACCACCTCCTGCTAGTCAAAGCATGTGGCAAGCCAGCCACCGGCAatcagaagaaaaaggagttTGTTTTTTTAGGACATCTGCCGCCTCATGCGAGCTAGTAATTCGATGTGAGATGAGTGTAACGCCCTGCCCTGGTCACAGCACGGCACGCTGCATCAACCCGTGTCCCTGGAGAGACGGCTGAGATGGTCCTTTCTATCCTTGGCATTGTGAACTAAAAGTTAGCCTTGAGCTTTTCAATATTGGGCTGCTCAGAGGATAGAAATGGGGGTTGGACCGGGTCTGGGCCGGAGAATGGCAGGGACATGTGAACACTTGCTACGAATGGCTTAAGCTGCCACTGCCGTCGTGGGGAGCAAATGGCTGAATGTTGCGATTGGATTCTTTCAGCCGTCATTATTACAGTTTTTGTATAGTCCCAGACGATGAACTTGGCGTTGGGGAGCCCGATATCTCTGGGCTGAGCTGTGGCAATTAGCAATCCTCCAACCAAGGGGGGGACTATTGCTCCAAGTATTATGCGTCGACAAATTGCAATGTTTCTCCTGACCTACATTTATTTGTTTTAGTACGTTTAATGCGTCTACTCCGTATATCGTCACCGAGTGCTGGCTGCAAGATTGCCACCACAATGATCACGGACTGGTCTGCATGAATGAGCCCCCAACACCCTCCCTGGTCTTCAGCTATGGCTGTCTTTTCGGTATAGAATTGATTGCTGGCGTGCATGAACAATATTAGACATAATATTTGGGCTTTTAAAGTGGCAATTCGTATGCAAGTTTCCTACGCCCAAAGGCTGGAAGAGATTTTAGCTTATCTGCTCGTGTTCAGATATCTGAGGCGAATAAATTTGAGCCAGATCTTGAAAGGTAAATGCCTCTGTGTAAAACGAAGGACACTCAGTTCCAATCCTCCATTATTGCACAAATCGCCTCTATTGAATGCATGCATGCCTCCCAATGACACCATGGCGTCATCAGAAGGCGACATCCTTCTCATCACATGTTGGTAGTACAACGAGTCACACTGGGATATCTGCAAGCCTACAtctattagttttattagtTTTGGGGCCTAATGAGACAGACTTTCAGCCGCACCATCTGGCGCGAATAATAAGATGTGATAcaatgttgttgatgtgTGCAGCAGAGTCTAGAGTAGCGCCACTGCTATTTCTAGTCTCTCGATAGGTGTACCCTTGTTAGTATGTTGGCCTTTTATTTCTTGTTGCCACCGGCTGAGAGTATTTGGAGACAATAGACACATCCTCTAGACGGGGATCTTCCTTGCTTCCCAGTTGTGACAGATGGGGGTCTTGATACAGGGAGGCGGTAGAATGGCTGGGTTATCAGAGAAGCAGTTCATCAGAAATCGAGACTCGAGCGAATTAAGGAGCTAGAATAATTGGGGCAGACCAGCTTGGAAAAATTGACCTCATGAAGGATTTGGCAAGTGGTGTCATGGAGCTGACCCTCATGCTGGTGCGTTGTGCCAGGTGGAGGTGGGAGTACCGTATATTGGGACTCAAAGATTGTAAAAGCTTTAAGTATTTTTGCTTCTGTTTTTAGTCACAAAAGCCGACTGATTATTGCCATGGATAATATCTTCCATGTCAATGTAGATCAAATCGTATATCATAATCGACTCTGTAACTTGTTCGTTATTACACGCCCTTAGCCACGAGCATACCACTCTACCTGGAGCTTAACTAACATATCCCTTGGCTATCGAACTCTGTACAAAGTCATCAACAATCTTCTGAGCCTTCCCGTCGCTAGGCGGTCCCAAGCCGAGCCTCTCATTGTCTGGATTTTGCCAGACTGTCAAACCACCAGTAAACGGAAACGTAAGAACAGCCGCGAATTCTTTATTGGTGAATACTCCGTTGCGCATGTTCTCATCCGCTTGCTGCTTTCTCTCCGCGATTGAAAACGAAGTGATTTTCCAGGGCTCCTTGGTCTCTGAAGCCTCTTGGAAGGTTTTTACGAGACGCTGCAAGCTGGTCTCGCCGTCGCAGATGTAAAAGAAGCCGTTTTTAAATTTTGGATATTGGGTTAAGAGACTGTCGAGACCTTTTGTGAGCGTGTCGATGCTGGATACGGAGATGAGGCCGTGGCCACCGTCGCCAAGCGAGGCAGTGCGTTTATTGATGTCCAAAGATGCAAAAGCACTCAAGTCTAGAATCGAGGTGATGAGCGTGTTGATCCCAGGACCATGAACGTTTGTCGTAGAATTACTTACTTATGAGAAGGTTGCCAACGTGTAGGCTTACAAAGTCAATCTGGTTTGCAGCAGATCTACACAGCAGGTAATTGTGAACTACCCTCTTTGCTGCAACGGCAGGATTGGGAGGCAACGTGTTTGGTCCGATTCTCGCAATCGTTGCTCCATTCCCACCAGCAGTGTCAGGCGCCCATTCTGAAGGCACAAAGAGCTTCACTCCAGCCTCTATAGCGGCATTGATGAGCGCAATCTGAACAATGTCGAGATCCCCGCCTGGGTTGAAGTGAGTGAACACGACAACTGCGTCAGCGCCCGTCAATGCTTTGACGAGGGTCTTATGATCCTTCAAGTCAACTTGTACGATGGGAATACCTTCTGGCACATTCTTGTACTCAGACGGCTCTTTGCGGCCGATGAAGGTAATGTCGTATTTCTTGAGTGCGGCAATGCGCTGGAGGACTTGACTACCGAGTCTGGGTCCTTGCTGAAGAGTACTTGTAAGCTGTGCGATCTAGTCTCAGCAGAAGTAGGCTTTGTACTCACACCATACCAGACgatcttcttgatgataAATTCGGATGCCATAGTCGAATAATCTTGCACTCAATTGTATTCAGATTAATACAATATGTTTCTCTTTCCACCTGGAGGATGATGCCCGTCTTATATCCATTAACGCAACActggtggcagcagcatttctCAACTGATTACAATTTGTGGATTTGGATGACTATCGAATCCGATTCTAATGGCCTTTTAGAATTGCCATGGATGCAGTTTCATTGCCGACATCTTGTCACATCCCACCGGCGCCGATGAGAATCCGGCATATAGGTTAGTTTGTCTAGCTTTCACTGCCGAATCTAGACGGGCTACACCGTCACCGAGTTGCTTCAGCTGGCGGCGATTAATAATCGTCCCTTGTATGAAAAGATGTTTTGGGGATCAATAAGACCAGACATCGCATATGTTGAAGACTAATTATGAAGAGGAAACAGCAAGGAAGCTGAGGACCCGGATTTTCTTCATATTAGCGGATTCATGAAACCTGAGTAGGATGGAAACAGGCGCGCCTTGATGCTTGATGGTATCGATAGATTACTGATCGTAGCGAAGAGAGTGGCGCTGTCTATCTTATAAGACTTCTGCACACACGTAATCAGTCCGAATGAATCTTGATAGACTACGTAATAGGAGGCCGGTGGAGTCGGAGGCAGGAAAACCCGGAGGCTCAAGTCGTCGTCGGGATAGACATAAAAGAGCCCATTACCCAGATTCCATCGATGAGGCACAGAACAGCATATTGCGCAAGCCATAAGATCTCCATATTATTCTTGTTATATGCATTGGCTTTCGCTACTGTCTTCATTCTATTTTCTTCGCGACGTGAGTTCCGTCACTGTTCGAAGCTCGGTGCGATCCGTCGCGATATTGACAGTGTACGACAAATGAGAATAATCATGTAGGATCACAATTTCAttatgaagaagaataatgCCGGCAGGTCAGCTTGTCTCGAATAAAACACTGCGATTTCGGCATCAAAGGTCCCAGTCAAGATGCGCCAGGGTCATGCTGCACAGCAAAATGCGGTTGGCATACCGGCATATATATAATCATGATGCCAATTACTGCATCAGACTCTATCCCAATAGAGCCATTGTCACGTGTATCAACTTCCAATCTTATACACTGGGTCATTGAATATCTTAAACGATTCTTTGAGGCCTGTACAGCAAAAATGTAGGGACCGGCCGATCCTTGGTGCCTTGCGCCAATTACTATCGCAAACGCCGCAAAAGACTCCAGCTTCATACTGCTGAATGTCAGAGTAAATCTCGCTCTAGCAAAAGAATAACCGAGCACCAATGGTAAGCTGATAGTCTAGTGATTTCTCCAATAATTCCCCCACGCGCCACGCAGTCCGCCATCCCTAATGCCCCATTATCTGATCACGACATCTGTCAGGAGCCTTCGCCATTTTGCCAAGATcgctgaaaagaaaaataaagcCTCATGGATCAATCCTATGCGTTTCCGCTGAGAGACAAGCAAGACGAAAATTCGCGGCCTTTTGCGGTGATATATGTATTCAATTACCGACCACGAGAAGCCGCATGAAGTTGGAGTGCATGTAGATTAAACTTGCTCACCCCGGGTCATACGGACTTTGGCCTAATATAGCTCAACTCGAGAAACGGACTATTTCGGTCAACTAAAACAAGATTGTCCGCTCGAAAGAGCTTACGAGTATCAACTGGTGAGCCGACTCATGTCTCAAAAAGCCAATATTTGCGGCAGTTGCTGAAGAGGGGCTCCATCAAGCACTCCTCGAATCGTTCTAACGATTATTAGCTAATGTAGTGAACATTGCAAATACTCTATTCAAGGGGTTTTTAGAGGCCATCGAGCACCTTACAAATCTGTAGATTAATCGACCCACGGGCGCTGAAGCTCCGCACTTCTAAAACCGGGAATTCATGTGCGATTCTTATTCGGCCTCAGTCCTGCCCTTTATGCAGCATTCTTCCTACGCCTCGTCCTTTTGCACTCCTTATAAGAAGCCTAGTATCTTCATATACCTGAGTTGGTATCCATTTCCCTTTTGTGTCTATTCCGTATTACCtatctcttttcctttttagCCCGCCACTAGTTCACGCAAAACGTGTAAGCACTTGCATCTCATCATACTTTACCACGGCAGATAAAAGCATCGTCAGCTTGGGTCTAGCAAAAACAATGTTATTCCCATCGCGCAAGCACAAGGTTGAGACGGCTCTTTATAGATGACCCTTGGGCTTTCCAACATTGGTTCCCATCTACACCATGACTATGGCACCATCCAAGGCCATAATGACGACGATAGAGGCTACTGCGATCACATCGTTTCCTCCCACCATCTACGATAAACCCATGCCATACTCGCAGCGACAGCTGCTTCGCCATGATCATCGACAACCTTATAGGCTCCACACGGATAGGAAGATTCCTATATTAAAATTTGGAGATCTATTGGTGGAAGTGTACGGGATCGGCTTGAACCCGGCCGATTGTAAATCTGCGTATGTATTTCCCCGCAATGAAGCCCTGCACACTACCAGCCTTATGAGGCTTTTGTTCTTATTAACAAGCTTAATCCTAGAGATCTTGGATACCTCctttcatcgtcgtctggTTTAAATGAGCGTGAATTTATTGGCATAATCGTAGCTTCCGAGGTCGACCAGAGATGTCCCCTTCAGATGGGAGAGTGGGTGAGTGTTGAGATGACTCACGTCGTGATGAAAATGTTGGTTAACATTAGCCCAAGGTCCTTGCCGTACCAACAGACTATCGAGATATCAGAAAGTCGACGTTTCAGGAATACACCATCGTCTGCTGTTATAACGCAATTCGAATCCCCAAGCATGTCGACCCGTTCAAAGTCGCTTCCATGGGTGTCGCCTATGTTGCAGCAGGACTCTCTCTTGGAGTCTGTCTAGGCGTCACTTTTACAAAGGGCCCAAAGGAGCGAGAGTTCAACCTCTTAGAGATT is a window from the Trichoderma atroviride chromosome 5, complete sequence genome containing:
- a CDS encoding uncharacterized protein (TransMembrane:11 (o76-94i106-125o131-148i160-184o243-262i274-298o368-387i399-418o424-442i454-475o481-498i)), whose translation is MAAFATNTKERLAKAFGFDSEDRDSDVPSISNADPFLEREPTVGEFLEEIRPSLHDIGMYFYNLFPFLHWIGKYNLTWFIGDLIAGMTVGAVVVPQSMAYAQLAQLPVEYGLYSSFMGVLIYWFFATSKDITIGPVAVMSQVTGDVVLKAATRLPDVPGHVIASALAVIAGAIICFIGLARLGWLVEFIPLPSICSFMTGSAINIISGQVPKLMGIKGVNTRAAPYEVIINTLKGLPTTTIDAALGLTALLMLYLVRGFCTYMAKKQPHRAKMYFFISTLRTAFVILLYTGISAGMVLHHRDKPPISVLGKVPRGFQHTGAPEINTTIIKAFAPELPAAVIVMLIEHISISKSFGRVNNYIIDPSQELVAIGVTNLLGPFLGAYPATGSFSRTAIKAKAGVRTPFAGVITAIVVLLALYALTALFFYIPNAALAAVIIHAVGDVITPLPVVFQFWRVSPIEVIIFLAGVLVTVFATIEDGIYTTICMSFAVVIFRLFLSRGRFLGVARVRTVKATESTNKGGDQEALVEPSSEYSQRSGFLPLGHEDGSNPRVVVSSPYPGIFIYRFAEGFNYPNATRYLNHLTETIFQETRRTDVKTIAKLGDRPWNDPTPRHATQSEHDNRPTLKAIILDFSSVNIVDVTAAQALIDVRNQLDRYAAPQAVDWHFAHIENRWTKRALCAAGFGYRTPRHNAEDGEGAGHWKTIFSIADLGGSDSAAAAAAAEEKKEKGGRALQYDVERTNSDDISKASDKDVPAHPSSRRLVAIKGLNRPYFHFDLQEAVESAIANAERHHEGRESDDTDE
- a CDS encoding uncharacterized protein (EggNog:ENOG41), which produces MASEFIIKKIVWYGQGPRLGSQVLQRIAALKKYDITFIGRKEPSEYKNVPEGIPIVQVDLKDHKTLVKALTGADAVVVFTHFNPGGDLDIVQIALINAAIEAGVKLFVPSEWAPDTAGGNGATIARIGPNTLPPNPAVAAKRVVHNYLLCRSAANQIDFVSLHVGNLLINLSAFASLDINKRTASLGDGGHGLISVSSIDTLTKGLDSLLTQYPKFKNGFFYICDGETSLQRLVKTFQEASETKEPWKITSFSIAERKQQADENMRNGVFTNKEFAAVLTFPFTGGLTVWQNPDNERLGLGPPSDGKAQKIVDDFVQSSIAKGYVS